One genomic segment of Pandoraea thiooxydans includes these proteins:
- a CDS encoding Bug family tripartite tricarboxylate transporter substrate binding protein has translation MRSTTSGQVPGLETKRFTFHAGLRSLARVCGALLGLAMLFGGAGQANAAYPDHPINFIVPWGAGGGADLLARTSSNIMQKSLKVSLPVINVPGADGMVGMTKLLTSPADGYSVAVLIGDTYALLARKNPPFKLDQVIPLAIMIQQPSGYWVSADSPYKTWDDLVKAAKTKNMTVAVTGLGSADDITTRYLASKGLKLQSVPYGKPGLRYSSILGGNSDILYEQTGDVRSYFDSGKIRPLIFFYPHPVDIPAFAKVPVSTQLGYDVTLPQFRAIVVRAGTPPERVKILANALAEVAKSPAFKDYLKQQYADPNSYVPLADAHAFMANWLKQAQEVIARSKQ, from the coding sequence ATGCGTTCGACGACTTCCGGGCAAGTCCCCGGTCTGGAGACCAAGCGTTTCACTTTCCATGCAGGGCTGCGCTCGCTAGCCCGCGTATGTGGAGCGCTGCTCGGTCTGGCGATGCTGTTCGGTGGTGCCGGCCAGGCAAATGCGGCGTATCCCGATCACCCGATCAATTTCATCGTGCCATGGGGTGCCGGCGGCGGGGCCGACCTGCTGGCCCGGACCTCGTCGAACATCATGCAGAAGTCGCTCAAGGTGTCGCTGCCGGTGATCAATGTGCCGGGTGCCGACGGCATGGTCGGCATGACCAAGCTGCTGACATCGCCCGCCGACGGCTATAGCGTGGCGGTACTGATCGGCGACACCTATGCGCTGCTCGCTCGCAAGAACCCGCCGTTCAAGCTGGACCAGGTGATCCCGCTGGCGATCATGATTCAGCAGCCGTCCGGATATTGGGTCAGTGCCGACAGTCCTTACAAGACCTGGGACGATCTGGTCAAGGCGGCCAAAACGAAGAATATGACGGTGGCCGTCACGGGGCTGGGCAGCGCGGATGACATTACCACCCGCTATCTGGCCAGCAAAGGCCTGAAACTGCAATCGGTGCCGTATGGCAAACCGGGGCTGCGCTACAGCTCGATTCTCGGCGGCAATAGCGACATTCTGTATGAGCAGACCGGCGATGTGCGCAGCTATTTCGATTCGGGGAAAATCCGCCCGCTGATTTTTTTCTATCCGCATCCGGTCGATATCCCCGCTTTCGCCAAGGTGCCTGTGTCGACGCAACTCGGCTATGACGTGACCCTGCCGCAATTTCGCGCCATCGTGGTGCGCGCCGGCACCCCGCCCGAGCGCGTCAAGATTCTCGCCAACGCGCTGGCCGAGGTCGCCAAAAGCCCGGCATTCAAGGATTATCTGAAGCAGCAATACGCCGATCCGAACAGCTACGTACCGCTGGCCGACGCGCATGCGTTCATGGCCAACTGGCTCAAGCAGGCGCAAGAGGTGATCGCACGGAGCAAGCAATGA
- a CDS encoding tripartite tricarboxylate transporter TctB family protein, with amino-acid sequence MMRVPDQALAGQRKSAVPSKLTRTLPYLLIVAFSVFLYHNADSFEFVRTYGQIGPDAWPKIILVVMLVTACIGALKTLRAPAGAKPRSDDDEVALLNPPELYPGMVWAGVAATAFYAFALPILGFAIATVLYSIALMWVGHQRRLGILLGLGVGFSLFFMFLFMKVVYVSLPLGDEPFSKVSLLLMSLLGVH; translated from the coding sequence ATGATGCGTGTTCCCGACCAGGCGCTGGCCGGCCAGCGCAAGAGCGCCGTGCCGTCGAAATTGACCAGGACGTTGCCGTATTTGCTGATCGTGGCGTTCTCGGTGTTCCTCTACCACAACGCGGACAGCTTCGAGTTCGTGAGGACGTACGGTCAGATCGGGCCGGACGCCTGGCCGAAGATCATCCTGGTGGTCATGCTCGTGACCGCCTGCATCGGCGCGCTCAAGACGCTGCGGGCGCCGGCCGGGGCAAAACCGCGCAGCGACGACGACGAGGTTGCCCTGCTCAATCCGCCGGAGCTATACCCCGGCATGGTCTGGGCCGGTGTGGCCGCCACCGCGTTCTACGCGTTCGCGCTGCCGATCCTGGGCTTTGCAATCGCCACGGTGCTCTACAGCATTGCACTGATGTGGGTCGGGCACCAACGGCGGCTTGGCATCTTGCTGGGGTTAGGCGTGGGATTTTCGCTGTTCTTCATGTTTCTTTTCATGAAGGTCGTGTACGTCTCGCTGCCGCTGGGCGATGAGCCCTTCTCCAAGGTCTCTCTCCTGCTGATGTCGCTCCTGGGAGTGCACTGA
- a CDS encoding tripartite tricarboxylate transporter permease, producing the protein MELLHDLGMGFFHVFQSFDFLMLVVGLLVGMAVSIMPGLGFVMGVVLALPFTYKMQIEPAVILLTAIYFSGTYGGAFTTILYRIPGEPSDVPLLWDGYVMARKSGPAKPLGWALVAALAGGLASSVVMVLLAEPLTAIALKFNSEDYFAAIFFGLTTVVSLAGKSLVNAVISLCLGLLVACIGVDSTYGVNRFTFGVPVLGDGVQLVAVLVGMYGLGEVFKRLGQGLTLDNTHASTGKVQTHFPSLREIWQIKGTLLRSSAIGTLLGIVPGAGATITSFICYGTEKQYGRRRAQLGTGMPEGIVAPQIGSTASVAGHMIPMLTLGIPGSAATAVILAAFLLHGVQPGPMLLTDPTSHQVVYTIFASMFVSIIGMCIIGFFWIRLVVKVLTIPQSVLNAVVVLFCLIGAYASRNSMSDVWMIVAFGVLGYLFEKFRFPISPLVLGAILGPIGENNFMRSMIISHNDWTVFFLQPLSGTLMTASFLSILYPLAKPVVRSLLGRSKPA; encoded by the coding sequence ATGGAACTCCTTCACGATCTTGGCATGGGCTTTTTCCATGTCTTTCAGTCCTTCGATTTTCTGATGCTGGTGGTGGGACTGCTGGTGGGCATGGCGGTCTCCATCATGCCTGGCCTGGGCTTTGTCATGGGCGTGGTGCTTGCCCTGCCGTTTACCTACAAGATGCAGATCGAGCCGGCAGTCATCCTGCTGACCGCGATTTATTTTTCCGGCACCTACGGCGGCGCGTTCACAACCATCCTGTACCGCATTCCGGGCGAACCGAGCGACGTGCCGCTGCTGTGGGACGGCTACGTGATGGCGCGCAAGTCCGGGCCCGCCAAGCCGCTGGGCTGGGCGCTGGTGGCGGCCCTGGCGGGCGGGCTGGCGTCGTCGGTGGTGATGGTGCTGCTGGCCGAGCCGCTCACGGCGATCGCCCTGAAATTCAACTCGGAGGACTATTTCGCAGCGATTTTCTTCGGCCTGACCACGGTCGTCTCGCTGGCCGGCAAATCGCTCGTCAATGCGGTGATCAGCCTGTGCCTGGGCCTGCTGGTGGCATGCATCGGCGTCGACAGCACGTATGGCGTCAATCGCTTTACCTTTGGAGTGCCGGTGCTTGGTGACGGTGTGCAACTGGTGGCGGTGCTGGTGGGCATGTACGGCCTGGGCGAGGTGTTCAAACGGCTGGGCCAGGGTTTGACGCTGGATAACACGCACGCCTCGACCGGCAAGGTACAGACGCATTTTCCCTCGCTGCGGGAAATCTGGCAGATCAAGGGCACGCTGCTGCGCAGCAGCGCGATCGGCACGCTGTTGGGCATCGTGCCGGGCGCAGGCGCGACGATCACTTCCTTCATCTGCTACGGCACCGAAAAGCAGTACGGCCGGCGCCGAGCGCAGCTGGGCACGGGCATGCCCGAAGGCATCGTGGCACCTCAAATCGGCTCCACCGCGTCGGTCGCCGGTCATATGATCCCGATGCTCACGCTCGGCATTCCCGGCAGCGCGGCGACCGCGGTGATTCTGGCGGCCTTTTTGCTGCATGGCGTGCAGCCCGGCCCGATGCTGTTGACGGACCCAACCTCGCACCAGGTCGTGTACACGATTTTCGCCTCGATGTTCGTCAGCATCATCGGCATGTGCATCATCGGGTTCTTCTGGATCCGCCTGGTGGTCAAGGTGCTGACCATCCCGCAGTCGGTGCTCAACGCGGTGGTGGTGCTGTTCTGTCTGATCGGCGCATACGCGAGCCGCAACAGCATGTCGGACGTGTGGATGATCGTTGCCTTCGGCGTGCTGGGCTACCTGTTCGAGAAGTTCCGCTTCCCGATTTCACCGTTGGTGCTGGGCGCGATTCTGGGCCCGATCGGCGAAAACAATTTCATGCGCAGCATGATCATCAGCCATAACGACTGGACGGTATTTTTTCTCCAGCCGCTGAGCGGCACGCTGATGACAGCTTCGTTTTTGTCGATTCTCTATCCGCTGGCCAAACCGGTGGTACGCTCGCTGCTCGGACGCAGCAAACCTGCCTGA